In Runella sp. SP2, the genomic window GATTTGGAGCAGTTTACCAACTGGATTTATGTTATACTGGCCCCCGAAATGAAAGGAGATGGGTATTTTACCCAAAAACAGGCCAAGAGCCGGTTAGGAGATGAAGCCAAGCAACACATTGATTTCATTTTGGGCTTTATGTTGCAGCACAAAATCATTTTTAGGGCGGGAGAAACGGAACCGAAATACGTATCTCCTCACTATCTGAGTGAAAAACAAAGCTTGACCGAACAACTTTTTTTGTCATCGTTTGAAGAACCATTGGTGAAGTATCACTTTCGGGAGTTTTTCCACACTAACCTTATCGCGGAGGTTATGCTCGAATACTATCACCAACTTCTCAGAGATGGTAAGTGGCAGTACGTGATGTGGAAAAACAAGGTGATTTTGTACGAAGAAAACGACAAAAAGAAACTGTTATTGATTGATTTTGAGGAGGAAGAACTGGAGGAGGAAGACGAAAAAACAAAAGAAAAAATAGCGAGTATTCGCCTGCATCGTTTTATCAAAAATGCCGTTAGCGATGAATTTGTCAAGGGCGTCATGACCTTTATCGAGTCCCAAATTGAAAATTACAAATACGAAAAACTCATTGTAACGCCTTTTGGCGATTATATGCCTGAGGGGTGTTTGGAACAACAGAATGTCAATAGCGATGGGAAAGACGAAGGGCTCGTGTACCACCACAATAAAATTTACCGAAAAGCAGACTTTAAACTTTTTCTTAAAAATCCAGACGCTTATCCCAAAAAAAGGCTGTTTATTTCGTATTCGTCCCAAAACTCAGAGTTTTTTAAGCGATTTTTGGTTCATCTTGCCCCTTTGCAACGGATGGGAATAGTGGATTACTGGCATGACCGAATGATTACTAACGGGACGTTGTGGGATGAAAAAATTCAAAAAGAACTGAAGTCGTCAGACATAGTTATATTTTTACTCAGCCCCGATTTTTTGAATGTCCCCTATGTGTTAGATGTTGAAATCCCCAAAGCAAAAGAGTTCAAAAAACATCCTTTCTTTATTCAACTAATGGACTGCGGTTGGCAGCGATTTGACATGCTGAATCAATACCAAAATGCTTCTGACCAAAAACAGACAAACAAGAATTTTATTAATTTAAAGGGTAACCCCAACGATAGCGCAACGTGGGAAAAAATAATTGATGACCTAAAATCAACGATTGAAAATTTAACTCCAAAGAAAAATGCCCCTACAAACGGACCAACTTCATAAAGAACTTGACCTCATACAAGCCGTGATAACGCGCATGGCACAAAACTCTTTTCAAATCAAAGCGTGGTTGATAGGTGTGCTGTCGGCTACGGTGGCGTTGGGAAAAGATAATTTGTTGGTATCGGATACCAATCATTTTATGGCTTATGTTTTCAATGCCCTTTTGTTGATATCGATTGGACTTTTCTGGTACTTGGATGCCTATTACCTCAACACCGAACATCGTTACCGAAAGCTCTACGCCTGGGTGCTAAAACACCGACCTAAAAACGATGATTACCTGTACGATTTGGAAACGTTTAGCCGTAAAGTAGGCAAAGAAGAACAGCGGGTGGATGAGGGCGTCGGTTCGGTACGTCACCGAATGTTTAACAAAACGCTGTGGGGGTTCTACTGTTTACCCTTTTTGCTTGTCATTCTCCTCGTTGGGTACAATATTCATAAGAGTACACAAAAGAAAGTTGCCCCCAAAAAACAATCGGTTTCGGTTCATCCAAAAGCACCCCTGCAAGCAAAACCAACCGTCGAAAAGGTACAGCTGCGCTAACGCCCCCAAGCCCAAAAATACTGCTTTGGCTGAGGATTCGGAAAAATCAAAATCCACCAGCATATTTGTAGAAAAAACTACGACTATGCCAAACTGGATTACGGCCAAAGAATACACCGATATTACCTACAAAAAATGCGACGGCGTAGCCCGTATCGCGTTCAATCGCCCCGAAGTGCGCAATGCCTTCCGCCCCAAAACAACTTTTGAACTCCTCAATGCCTTTGAAGATGCCACCCACGACCCCAAAGTAGGTGTGGTGCTGCTGTCGGGAGAGGGGCCTTCGCCAAAAGACGGGATTTGGGCCTTCTGCTCAGGGGGCGACCAAAAAGCCCGCCAAAAAGGAGGCTACCGCGCCGAAGATGGCCGCGACCGCCTCAATATTTTGGAAGTGCAGCGGCAAATCCGTTTTATGACCAAACCCGTGATTGCGGTGGTGCCAGGTTGGGCTGTTGGCGGCGGGCATAGCCTACACGTTGTCTGCGACCTGACGCTCGCCAGCAAAGAACACGCCATTTTTAAACAAACCGACGCCGACGTTGCCAGCTACGACGCGGGCTACGGCTCGGCTTATTTGGCACGGATGATTGGACAAAAACGTGCCCGTGAGATTTTCTTTTTAGGACGTAATTATTCAGCCCAAGAGGCTTTTGAAATGGGCATGGTCAACGCCGTAGTGCCTCACGATGAACTCGAAGATACAGCCTTCCAGTGGGCGCAGGAGATTTTGGGCAAGAGCCCAATGGCGATTCGGATGTTGAAATTTGCCTTCAACCTCGTGGACGATGGCTTGGTGGGACAGCAATTGTTTGCAGGTGAAGCCACTCGCTTAGGCTACATGACCGAAGAGGCGCAAGAAGGGCGTGATGCGTTTCTCGAAAAACGCAAACCAAATTGGGATAAGTTTGAGCGTTTTTCGTAAAAATTGGGCCTAAACCTATAAGGTTTCGTTTTCGATTACAAAACCTTATAGGTTTACCGTTTTACTACCCTTCTTCAACACATGAAAAAAAACTCTGTATTCGTCTTTTTTTGCCTAGTGTGCAATACACTATTTGCCCAAACGTCATGGATACGTATCAACCAATTGGGATATTTGCCCAATTCTACTAAAGTAGCGGTGCTGGTCAGCAAAGAATGGCCCAGTGTTTCGTCGTTTGAAGTGTGCGAAGCACTGACTGACAAGGTAGTATGGTCGTCCAAATCGGTGAAAACCTTCGGAGCGTATGCGGCATTTAAGTCAGGTTTTCGGCTCAATTTCAGCACTTTCAAAAAAACAGGGGCGTATTATTTGCGCGCAGCGGGTGTACGTTCTCCCAATTTCCGAATCGCCAACGACGTCTATGACGGCACGGCCGATTTTGTGTTGAAATACATGCGCCAACAACGCAGCGGGTACAATCCATTTTTGAAAGACTCCTGCCACCGCCAAGATGGCTACATCATTTACCATCCTGATTCTACCAAAAATGGTACGTTTATCGATGCGTCGGGAGGCTGGCACGATGCGTCCGACTATTTGCAATACGTGGCTACTTCGGCCAATGCTACGTACCAACTGTTGTTTGCGTACCAGCAAAACCCGCAATCTTTTGGTGATAAACACGATGCCGCAGGGCATCCCAAACCCAACGGTATTCCAGATATTTTGGACGAAGCCAAATGGGGGCTTGATTGGTTGGTCAAAATGAATCCTGAAAAAGACGTGATGTACAACCAATTGGCCGACGACCGCGACCACGCAGGGATGCGTTTGCCCAACAAAGACGTCATTGTTTATAACCCTAATTGGGGACTAGGACGTCCCGTTTATCGCGTAACGGGGCAGCCACAAGGACTTTTTAAGTACAAAAATCGTACAACGGGAGTCGCTTCCACGGCAGGGAAATATGCGTCGGCTTTTGCGTTGGGAAGTCAGGTATTGGCCAATTATTACCCAACATTTGCAGAAAATTTGCTTCAAAAAGCCAAAGATGCGTATGAGTACGGCAAACGGTTTCCTGGGGTGTGCCAAACGGCGCCAGGTCGTGCTCCGTATTTTTACGAAGAAGACAACTATGTGGACGACATGGAA contains:
- a CDS encoding 1,4-dihydroxy-2-naphthoyl-CoA synthase, whose product is MPNWITAKEYTDITYKKCDGVARIAFNRPEVRNAFRPKTTFELLNAFEDATHDPKVGVVLLSGEGPSPKDGIWAFCSGGDQKARQKGGYRAEDGRDRLNILEVQRQIRFMTKPVIAVVPGWAVGGGHSLHVVCDLTLASKEHAIFKQTDADVASYDAGYGSAYLARMIGQKRAREIFFLGRNYSAQEAFEMGMVNAVVPHDELEDTAFQWAQEILGKSPMAIRMLKFAFNLVDDGLVGQQLFAGEATRLGYMTEEAQEGRDAFLEKRKPNWDKFERFS